The sequence ACAGCTGGATACATACAGTTCAGAGGACATTGATGTATTGATATAGGAACTATGGAAATAATTTAGAGAAAACAATCATTCACCATTTTAATTTTGCAGGCACTAACAGCATTGCTTGTGTTTAACTGTTTTACCACATTTTTTGCTAACTTAAGTGCAACATAATCACAATAGGGAATATAAAAAGAAATTGTATCACTACAAAATGGAAGCTGGCATTACCAATGCTCCACCTTCAAGAACCATCTCATTTGTCACTGGATCTCTCTGAACAGCAGCAGTTAGACCAACTCCACTACTACCTCTTCCAGTGGTGTACACCCCCCTTGGAGCTACATTGATTATATGCTTAAGGAGCTGACTCTTGGCAACACCAGGATCACCCATCAAACATATGTGTAAATCTCCTCTAATCTGCAATTAAATGAAGACTGATAAGTAGTAGGTAAATAACATACCATAGGAACTATAAACTAAACAGAATACAAAATAAACAAAACCAAAATGTACAACCAAAATCATACAAACTTAGTCGTATTTACAAGTTAGAAATTGGTAAGTGTCATATGAAAACATAATTTCTATTCCCTACCAACTCAACATGAATATCCAGCAAAGAAAAATACCCCACTTAACATATTTGGTTCAATGTTTACATAGTTACCTTCATTCCATCTTTCAGCTTCCGATGGGGAGcaccaacaagaagaagaagcagtgctTTTTTAATATCTTCATGTCCAAAAATTTCAGGAGCCAATGATCTTGCTAATTTATTGTAGATGTCGCCATCTTCTGCTAAACGTGCAATCTGCTCCTCCTCGTCTCCTCTAAGTTCATATCTGTGAAAGAATAAATTGATTAGGCAGCTGCTGTTTCCCCAACTACTCAAATTAACAAGGATTTCATTTTGTACAAGTCATAAAAAGCCCAATCAAAGCtggttatttataaaaaataaacatatattattaaaaaatgtatttttttggCAGACCTGACAGAAACTAATTTATTGGAAGTGGGATTAAAAAAAGTGCCGGCCATTATCAGTTAAGATTAAAAAAAAGGCAACTCACTCCTCATATTTTTTCTTGAAATGAGTTACAGACATCGCCTCTAAGTAAGTGTCAGCAACCAGACCAGCACGCATTGCTCTGAAACCAGTGTAAGGTATAGGAAGAAAAATCCCAGATAATTCAACCACATCGCCAGGAGCCACCTGACAACGTACAAGAAGCAGGAAAGGGTTAAAAACAGAATCAGATAACTAGCCAGCTAAGCTTCCATAGCTGAAATCatttatcaataattctcagtATGCCCATCTATTTTCAGCAAAGATTTTATTCATGAGCTTTTAAGGAAATATAAACAGTAAAGGAAGTCCAACTATGAAGTTAACACAACTATCACATGCTTGATAAATAAAACCATGTTCTGACTGTTAGTTTAATGTCAACAGGTAGAAAATAACACCTTTCTTGTGAGCTCTCCCCTGAAATGAACAGTCATTGTTCGTGGAATATGGCCCTTTGGAACATGTTCAGCTAATTCTTGAATTTTTGCCTGCAGTTGAACCATATCTCCAGTTACTTAGTTAAAGTAAACAAGTAATTGTACAGAAAAATAAGAAGTCCGCACATTTTGATGACTGAGACAGAATAGAGTACAGACCTcttgaaattttaaaaactttgAAGCTCTCAGCTGAAGGATAAGGTTCCCcttattgttatttattttacagCGAGTGGATGGACACTCAAACAAAGGCATGAAGACTCGAGCTGTTACTTCCTGTTTGTGGAGGGGAAGGAAAAAACCATGTCAAGATTTAGTAGATTCTAGCAAATAAAAACataatgagaaaaaaaaattggGAATAGAGCAGTTGGTGCAGCGATTTCCCAAATTACCTGGTAAATTTCAAAACCACAATCTTCACATGTGTATACAGCAACCTTCATTAAAGGTTTAACATCTGAGCAGCGTGTCACTATACCAGATATTCTTACAATCTGACCAATATATGAAGCCTTCACCTCCCTAATTGTATATGGTCGTCCCTTTGAAGATGCTTTAATATAAACTTCACTGCAATGCCCACAAAAATAAGATAACTATATGCAGTGTCACATATAAGTCAGGGCAGGCATAATTTGCAAAATCTAGTCATTTTTTTTGCCACTTACAAAAATAACACTAATGACTATCGAATTTTTTGCTACAACCAAAACACAGGAAATTGCAATGACAAGCTAAATTGCAGCATTCATAGTGCACGAAGCCAATAGATATTTAAAGGGGAAGAGGAGAAGCGATACTCACTAGTAGCGCTTGATTTCAGGAGGCATCCTCTGCTGTGGGTCTGAACCATCTTCACCGTCTGCAACTTCGTCTGATCTCTGTGTCATCAATATGTCATGGTCATCATCTATGAAGGCCTCAGTAGGTTCCGGCATGATCTCATCAATGGCATCCGAAAAAATCCCAATGTACCTCCTAGTATTCTCGGTTACACGCCTCAAAAATTCCTCGTCTAAATCCTTGTACTGAAAACCCCCAGAAATCAACAGGTAAACAGGCACGCATAAATAGACAGAATATCAGATCAACAAGAAGCAAAAAAGCTAGAAGTAAAGGGAAAATGAAGTAACATATTTACATTAATTAAATCGTCGAGATCGATCTGGACAGCACGAGTTTTGTGGTTTGCTACATCTTGCTGAAACCAAAAAGAcgaacaaacaaacaaataaataaaacgaAGCGAACTAGGGTTAGTATTCTTTGAAGTTGGATAAGTTAGGAGGAAAGAAATAAGAGGCAAAAACGAAGCTGGAGAACTTACAAGGATGTTCATGTATTTTGATTCGCCATTGATGTCAGCGAAGTTCTTGAGAAAGTCACTGGCCAAAACTGCCggtaaaataaaaagaaggaaaTGGTGTTAACGAAATGACAAAAGAGAAACAacatatgagagagagagagagagaggggggtttACGTTTGTCTGAGTCGAAATCGAGGACCGTGGTGTTCATCTTGCACTTCGGAGGAGACGGCGACGGAGAGAGAGTGCGCGTGCGAGAGAGAAGTGGGTAGAAGAGTGAGAGAGGGTAGAGTGGGAATGAAATGGAATTTGGGCGCCAAACTATAAAAGAACGAGGGAGGTTTTGGCGGGAACGACCCcccttggtaagggtatggagataaGGTGTGGTCGGGTACACGGTACACCCTAACGAATATCAGATAAGAAATCAAAAAGCACAAAAATTGTGTGGCTGCTGGGATTCGAGCCCAGGTCTCCACGGCCACAACGTAGAATTCTTACCACTAAACTACAGCCACTGAACACGTTGTTGCTTCTCTATAGATAAAATCAATATTATTAGTTTGTTCTATATATACATAAATGACACTTTATTTTAATATCTACCATTGAAAGTTTTTGGTAATATACAGTTATtaaagtcagccaccagtataaaatatatattaaaatataaatacacattaaaaataaattaaattatatatgtatttatacacaaaaatATTGGTGATTGATTTTAATGACTGATTTTGATATACAAATcgtatttttataaatttaaatctcATTATCTCTcataaaatttctttttaattataaaaatccaATTCCAATCCATTTTCAAtatttaacaaaataataaaattacttaaatgTGTATAACCTTTTATAAGAATATCAATATTTGACAATGCACATTGAAGAAACTGTTCTCGAGAGAAGGAAAGTTTTTGTTTTATTCTGTTGTCATTTAGATGAACTATTTAAATTTTCAACggtttttaaattttgttatcttttcttctttttgatgTAAAATTATACAACTAATTGTGTGTTATACATGTAATTTTCTATTATATAGTTTATAAAACCTAATATCATCATACAATAATGTACCAAAGATTGCTGATATATGTAAATAATTCCGAATTAATAATAGGTAATGTTTACGGCATTTCAGATAATGCAACGAATGCAGCCTTAATAATAAAGtgagaatttattttggaaaatGCATCCTTCTCTTTAATCCTACTTATAATTTGGACAatgaataacaaaaaaatatcccCCTAAGAACAGAATGTATAAAGTTTTATGAAGAGGATGTGTTCTCCTCCAAAGATTTTGCCAGCTTTGCTTGAATTAGTTTGTCCAGAATGGGGGGCTCCAATGGAATTGGATCAAGGCACCTCTCTGTAGCAGCAACAATCACCTGTGTCAACCCccacagaaagaaaaaaaaaaaaatattttaaacctGTTATTTTCATGAGCATATAACACTGCATGAGAATGTTATAACTAAATGTAAACTACTTTTCCAACCTCATCAAGCAAGAAATCCATTGCAGCTTCATCTTCAACTATTTCCCTTAAAGGAGTCCTTAAGAACTGCATATCCAATTGAATTTGCTGAAATCCACTCCGGTTAAAAGTCTGAAGCCTTACAAATTCTTGTAAACTTTTAAGGGATAATTTAACTATGGTCATTACAACTGATTCCTGCAGTTTATATAAACAAAGGATAATGAACAATGTTTGCAATCAATTATtcaaaagtttaattattctgtcagTCTCTATAGTTTtactgaattttcaattaggttcctatatttttttttattgagttCGTATactatatcagattttgtaattaagtctctACCGTGCGTCggaattaacagaatattccatTAGTTTCAATGTTTTTGTCACGCTAGGGACTTAGTTATAAAATCTGATatggtatagagacctaattgaaaattcagaaaaaatataaggactgacaaagtaattaaaccttattcaAATTGTGCACCACTAATATGATATATCAATACCTGGGTGTGTTCTACTTTTGTGAAAATTTCAACTTTTTGCTTAAACAGTTTGGCTAAATGTGTTTCCAGAAGCTGGCTCCTCGCCCTTTGAGTATTTGAGCGGTGCAATAATTTCTCCTCTCGGAAGGAATTGCTTTTCGATGAAGCACTGCTTGCGTTACTTCTACGATGCTTTCGCATATCTTGAGGCAAAACCTGCTTCACTTCATTGACTATGACCTTGAGCTGGAACATCATATACAAGTGGAATAAGAATCTTACTCTATAATGCTTCAATTAATGAATATACAATATAGATAACCAACCTCTTGTAGAAATAGATCAACAAACATATGAACTTCTCTTGGCTCCTTATGCTGCTCAAAGCAAAAAAAATGATTTCATATAATTATAATCAAGCCCTTTCAATATGAGCTTTGTGTATGTAGAACCTAGAAGTGATATTACGTGTGGTGAACCTCTTAAACACTAACAAAATAGACATAGCATTGCTGACCTTAACCCATTTAGGTGTGGCAAATCTCTTCTTCTGGAGTAGTGATATTCGTTGAGTTCGAATATTTATGTACTGAAAAGAATCAAATATGTAAACACTGCTTAATTGTGAACTATTTTTTTATACAAGAAAACATTGTTAAAGAAATAAAGTCACAACAGGGAAAATAGGGAATAAATATTtctataaaaagaaaagaaaaaaccacACTGTTCTACTAACCAAAAAGTGGCACAATGTTGACACAGCCATGTTATTAAGTATTAAAGTAGAACTGGACTACAAACACTAACAGATGATAGATAGCTAGATAGGCTTGAAAGCATACCTGCTGTAGGAACTTGTCACCAGCTGATCTAAATTTTCGAGAGATCTCTCCCGGAACAAAGGCCGGTCCATATTCATATGGACCAGCAGAAAAAGAAACTGCTAATTCCTGACCATTTGGAAGAAATGAAGGCATCCCATCATGATACAAAAAGGAATAAATTTTATGGAACCAATGCAAGTTTGTTGAGTGGATCTTTACCTCGTTGATCTTAGGGATGGCAGTTTGTTCAATGAAAGCAGACAATTGAGCCAGCACTAGGACAAGGCCAGCAAAAGCAGCTGCCTCTGTCAGCCCATGAATTTGTGTAGCTGAAGAATTATTCTTCCCTGAAAACGATTGGAACTGATCCTCAAGTTGCCTGAAAAAATCTTGTAACCCTTCTTGTACCCAATCAATTATTGGCTCTCTTAGTTTATCTATAATCCCTGAGTCATCATCTAGAATCTTGCAAACATCCTGAAATGAACAATAATTGGAGAGATAAATGAAATCACATCGGGAAATTCTGTTCATGTACATGCAACTGATCTTACATCTAAAAGGTTAGGTATGTAAATGTGTTTACCAGCAAGAGGTTCCTGCCTCCTTGGAGAGCAAGTTTTGTGCTAGCATCTAGAGCAGTTTCCAGGGAGTACTCTTCTGTTTCATCtcgtttcaaaatttttaagaggCAATCTAAGAAGTGGAAGCTATGTCAACATAATCATACAACAATTTTGCAATTACAAATTTCGTAACTAGCTCAAACATATCTAATTGGCAGGATACTTTGAGCTGAAACTAAAAACAGACATTTTCTGCATTAACCTGAGATATCTAGCAAAAGTTGAGAAAATGCACTTTCCACATATAGCTTGACAGCAACCTTAGCACCCTGGAAATATGTAGGACCAGTTGATGAAAATCCATTTTAAAAATGAGCTTCCATGAGATTGAATTGTGAAGAAGTTTGATGGATGACCTCAAGAAAATGATTAGATAGAGCTGAATCCTGCAAGACCTCGTCCATCAGGAGTGATTCATTCCAAATAACTCCTGTGGCCAGGTGAAGTGTAACAGCATATTGTATCAGTGGTTAATAGCAATTTAAAACCATGATATCATAGAACTACACTACTTTTAACTAAGTTGATATTGCACATCTTTtgaagcataataaattgcatcaaatggagATTCTGGCGAGCTCCTCACTCCTATATGCTCATACATGTAGTGCATTGCAATAAAATGCTTCCCAAAAGACATCATAAAACCAAATAGATCAATACAGTTatgaaaagaaaatattattacCATATCCTTATACTGATTAAGTTTTGATGATAAACATTTAAAAGAAAGTATAGGAATATGGTCAACATTTATTACACACCATGTATTCAAAACCTTTCAGTTAAGGGAAGAACTTAAACTAGAAAAGAAATTTCATACTTGTTCATATAAAAATTTACTCAATAATCAATATCATATCACATCACATCCAAGATATAGGTGTCAAAAGATAATGATTCACATATCAAGGTATGATCAGAAAGTTTCTATAAGGGTCACCTGGATCTAGAAATCATGTTAATCTCTCAAAAGGACAGCAGAGTCATATACTTACGAAGAACACCTAGTAGATCTGCCGCACAAATTCTAGTCGTTACATACTCCTCGGTAATTACAAAGTCcctagaaaacaaataaagtggtttgtattaaataaaaaatgaaaatttcGAGCACAGAAATTAAGAAAACTTCTGGCTGCAGCAGACCTGGTAATCAAGCCTTTAGCAATTTTAACTAATTGAGTTTCTGAATCTGGGAAAATTACTCGAAATGCACGAATAGCCTCCACAAATTCGAGAATAGCTACCTTTGTTAAGAAATAGCAAGAAAACATGATCAAGTGATCAATCACCTAATCGTAACTACCAAATAAGATATATCATATATATGAAACTGAAAGTaaacaaaataatattttgacAGTACTACCTCACGTGCAGAGGGTGAAGCATTCTTTATCTCTTCAGGTTTCAGTTGAATGTCTCTAAGGGAATGTTCCAACCTCTCTAACAGCTTTGTCTTCAAATTGTCCACCTACCAAAAGACAAAAGTAGAACACCAtggtatttttttaattaaaaacaccAAATATGATAATATGATGATATTCATCTAAAGGGTGGGGATGGGGGTTGGAATTGGGTTTACATCAAGAAGAAGATAGTTTATAGACATATAGTAAACATCTAGAAGAAAAATATTCAGCAGTTGATAAAGCTCCATCATGATGCAATAATGCAATAANNNNNNNNNNNNNNNNNNNNNNNNNNNNNNNNNNNNNNNNNNNNNNNNNNNNNNNNNNNNNNNNNNNNNNNNNNNNNNNNNNNNNNNNNNNNNNNNNNNNNNNNNNNNNNNNNNNNNNNNNNNNNAAACCGGAAAATCCAACTGCTTAAGCAGCAATGCAGCCTCAGCTCTCACTTGTATAGGTTCAGAATCTGAAAACAGCTTTTCCTGGTTGGAGAAGAGAATGTTGATTAAGATGACAGGCTTCTCAATGACAAATTGAACATTAGCTTTTTATTCAACATATTATCAAAGAATTGAATGAAAATTTTCGTGCTTAGCATATATCTAACATAGCCCTCATATCATGAATGCCAAAGAACTATACCTGCAAGTTTTTAACTATGATAGCTATTGCTTCATCGGATGCTCGCTTACAATCATGGAATGAAGAGTCTCCATATGCCTGATAAagaaggtaaaataaataaataaactaaaactaaacttaGAAAGATATGCCATATAAGGCCTAGATGGTTTGCATTATGAAACTATTTGTATGCGTAAAATGTGAAAATTAGACaaataataaattgaattagTTAATAATAACAACTATTCCTACATATCCAACCTTAAAAATTGGCATTGCACCAGTGTAGAATCTGACAGCATCCGCATAGGCTTCTGATTTGATGCACTTGCCAAGTCTATCAGGTAGATCATATATGAACTACTCTTCCATATCAGTGAAAAGTATAAGTTACATGAGAGACAAAATCATAATGCTTAGAATAATATATATAAACTTGATGAACATTATTTAATACCTGAACTTTTCGAAGAAGATTACAAGTGCGATGCAATTTCTCAATGTGCTCCCTCTTCTCAAATAAAGAAGTGTTAACACTGTCACTCCTGGACTGTACAGACATGATCTGGATTTTTTTtagggaaaaaagaaagaaagacgtGATTAATTAATTGCTAATAAACTCTCAAGCCTCCTATatattcttctttttgtttttgctaatgatcaataattattaatttaatgctAGACTTACTTTTTCAAGAAGGTACTCCATATTTCCCTCCATCCCCAAAATATTACTTTTCATCCTGCTCAAACAAAGCATGCATATAAAACACTACAGGATCATATAAGATGAATGATATTAATATACCTCTTGATAGTATCAGTGGCACTGATGAACTTGTTGTAATTCTCGTAAACAAGCATCTGCAAGTCGGTGTCGAGATTCTTGATCTCAGCGGCCATATCAACGTGGCGCTTGAGAAGGCCTTCCAAGTTGGAGTTATTGACGAGAATGTTCATGTAATGGTTGGGATCGAAGGAGGAGGAGTTGATATCGTCGGGTGTTGAATGCTTGGAGGAGGCGGTGGGGGAATGAGACAACATTGAGGGGTTTGGAGCGTAAAAACTGGATAGCAGATCCCTCATTCGCTTTGCTTTGTCGTCCAATAATGGTGCATCACCGTCGCCATCGCTCCCCATCATTCTTAATTTAACTTTCTCTCTTGCTCCGATCAGGGAATCATATAGAGATTTGGAGGCTTGTGTATGTGTTTCCAGAGTCGGAGTTGAGCTCTTTTTTTCAGCTTATCAGTGATTGCTGATGCTATTTTCCTGGTTTCTCAGTGTACATCACAATATAATCCATCATACTCTAGAGTCTAGATAGTTGCGTTTGGTTACAGTTACTTATCAATGCAAAACATGTATAAATCAAATTAAGTATATCACATAATATGTTTGGTTTGTTTCATTAAAATACGAGATAATATTCAATTTATTCCTGATACCAATGATTTAAGTTAATATAAGACAATACTCAATTTGTTGTATTAAAATATGAGATAATATGccattaaaatttaagtttactcAATTTAATCTTATACCAGTTATTTGAGTTAGTTCTTTgactatttttttattaacataGAATATGTTGATGTGACATGTTGATCTATACGTCTAAATATGTAATAGAGTGATGATGTGACATGTGGCATGTCGACGTAAACGACAGTGTCACGTCACAAAACATAATTATCCACGTGTCAAAACATGATTTGTTTATATTACTAATTCTCATTATTACAAGTGACTTGATTTAATAATTGAATTTTGTTAAGCGATTTAATGTAGTCGGTGAGTTTTACTAAATGATTtaatttagtctctaaaattAAAAGTTGTACATCAAAATAATTCCtagaccaattttttttttttaaatctactaatttttcatttatttttttcacataatttaaataacattctcataataacataataaaatactattttaaaaaatatatgatatAACAAATTATTTTATAANNNNNNNNNNNNNNNNNNNNNNNNNNNNNNNNNNNNNNNNNNNNNNNNNNNNNNNNNNNNNNNNNNTCTGTTTTGCTGTCAAActaaataatttttattgttgCTTAGATATAAAAATATTGAATAGTCATTGTCAAAGTGATACCACTTCGTCAATGAGtgatagctcaaatggcatagactctagGGATGGCAAAATTCTCCGAGACGCgggatccctgcggggactgccccgaatggggatccgattgtggGGAATTTTCCCCGCGGGGATGGTGATGGGGGACGAAATTCCCCCGAAGcaggcgcggggacccgagcggggatccccgccccgtccccgctattccccgaaatttatgaattccttagattatccttaatagtttatttctcatatatgttttttagtcatttctcacacacacatatatagaaacccaaaactcctaatctttatttgcataacccttcttcaattcagagatccctaaggctgtccatactccatctaacctctctgcagccaccccctcgtcacccttctcaccgaaacgtcacacctcaccgtgccatcacccttaccgcgtcgtaatttctatttgcggcgttcTTTTTCAtaactctgccgtcgtgtccattctcctctctgttgccACGTCTCTTACCTCGTCCACTGCTTTGTCCTTTGACTCGTCGTTGCGTCCCCCTATTGCGTTATTTCGAGAGAAGTCACCATCGtatcatttagactttttgtataaaatcttgcagtttttgtataagattaatacttgcagctctattcatatagaaattaataattagttagaactattatgtagatggggaatggggtcccCGCGGGGAATGGGGCCCCGTGGGGAATGGGGACCACGGCGGGGAATGGGGCGGAGATGGGGAGCAAATctgagggcggggatggggagcagggaggcatcccccgcccccgccctgccccattgacatccctaacgAATGAAAATTTacctttctttaatttgttatgtccatttgttttctttctggatgAGATCAATAATCcttttcaaattttaagaaaaatttattattttttctttcagagatgctaaaataatatttttatttttttatttgtaaaatatatattctcttcttttataattttaaaatttttttaaaatttattttaaattttttgtatagcGCTGATGAAATGGTACCTGactttttgttattgacaaataatccctaaaaaattttaaaatttgacaagcgtgtccCCAAACTCGCCGGAGCAAATCTCTAGCAAACACAATGTTGACATGGCCACTACATTTTGATGACATAAACCCTCCCCAACTCTAATCCTTCCCCTCCAACACACTTCCCCTTCCACGTACTCCTCCTTCCCCTTCTTGAATGCCCTCTCCCCCCTCTCCAACCCTAATTCATCCCTACTCCCTCTCCCTAATGCACTTCCCTCCTCCTCAATCCAAAATCTCCCTTTTTAAACCTTAATCCCCttctcttgttcttttgaatCCTAATCCCCCTTCCCAACGCACTATCTCACATTCTCAACTCACTCTCCCACAAAATGGCAGTGGAGCTCAACCTTCTCAGTCTTACAAAACCAGTGTCACCAACATCACACGGTCGCCATCTCGTCGTTGAGTCTTCTGCGTCTGCCAGCGTCGTCTGTCTCCTTTGTCGGTATTGCGTTGTCTCACTCATCGGCCTCGTCTCTGTCCCCTCTGCTTGCTGCTCACCGTCAGTTACTGCTTGTATCTGCTTGCTGCTTACCCCCAGTCGCTGTCATGCCTCCTCTGTCTGTGTTTTATCTTGGCTCCATCGTGCTGTGCCTCATCTATCTATGGTATTCTTCGTCTGGCCCTGTCTAAATTTGCTTTTTGTTTCGGTGGTATCTGTAttaagctttattttattttattttgattattgtatATGAATTTATTTGTTTTCTCTGAATTTTACTGTATATGAATTTGTTTGTTTGGGGCAATTCATGGTTGAAAGAGTGATAGAATATGGTGGGGAAGGGAGATCTTTTGCTGGATTAAGGTTCAGGAAGATTTTCAGATTTAGGACAACTCATGAGTGAGAGGGTGCGCAGGAAAAGGGGATTAGGGTTCAAAGGGGGAAGGGAGGGGGAATTAGGGTTGGAGAATTTTGGATTTTTCAGGTTGGACtgggtaattaattaaaaattctaCCTTGGATTTTTCGGTGGCCACCTAAGCATCTTTCTCATTGGGAATGTGCTCCGTCGAGCTCAGAGACacacttgtcaaattttaaaatcattcagtgtctattttattaataacaaaattCAGGTACTATTTCGTCAGCGCCAAAATCTTTCGGGTACCAATTTGATATTTACCTCTATAAATAATTTAcattatcaaaatttaaaattttaaaataattataaaacttttgttttaaataatacgtaaacaatagaaaaaaattaatatatctaaaaatgtaaaaattttggaatttataaaagaaaa is a genomic window of Arachis ipaensis cultivar K30076 chromosome B06, Araip1.1, whole genome shotgun sequence containing:
- the LOC107646079 gene encoding DNA replication licensing factor MCM7 (The sequence of the model RefSeq protein was modified relative to this genomic sequence to represent the inferred CDS: added 49 bases not found in genome assembly), which produces MNTTVLDFDSDKLLASDFLKNFADINGESKYMNILQDVANHKTRAVQIDLDDLINYKDLDEEFLRRVTENTRRYIGIFSDAIDEIMPEPTEAFIDDDHDILMTQRSDEVADGEDGSDPQQRMPPEIKRYYEVYIKASSKGRPYTIREVKASYIGQIVRISGIVTRCSDVKPLMKVAVYTCEDCGFEIYQEVTARVFMPLFECPSTRCKINNNKGNLILQLRASKFLKFQEAKIQELAEHVPKGHIPRTMTVHFRGELTRKVAPGDVVELSGIFLPIPYTGFRAMRAGLVADTYLEAMSVTHFKKKYEEYELRGDEEEQIARLAEDGDIYNKLARSLAPEIFGHEDIKKALLLLLVGAPHRKLKDGMKIRGDLHICLMGDPGVAKSQLLKHIINVAPRGVYTTGRGSSGVGLTAAVQRDPVTNEMVLEGGALVLADMGICAIDEFDKMDESDRTAIHEVMEQQTVSIAKAGITTSLNARTAVLAAANPAWGRYDLRRTPAENINLPPALLSRFDLLWLILDRADMDSDLEMARHVVYVHQNKESPALGFTPLDPSVLRAYISAARRSSPSVPRDLEEYIASAYSSIRQEEAKSSTPHSYTTVRTLLSILRVSAALARLRFSETVAQSDVDEALRLMQMSKFSLYSDERQRSGLDAISDIYSILRDEAARSGKTDVSYGDALNWISRKGYSEGQLKECLEEYAALNVWQISPSFDIKFIDA
- the LOC107646081 gene encoding vacuolar protein sorting-associated protein 51 homolog, coding for MMGSDGDGDAPLLDDKAKRMRDLLSSFYAPNPSMLSHSPTASSKHSTPDDINSSSFDPNHYMNILVNNSNLEGLLKRHVDMAAEIKNLDTDLQMLVYENYNKFISATDTIKRMKSNILGMEGNMEYLLEKIMSVQSRSDSVNTSLFEKREHIEKLHRTCNLLRKVQFIYDLPDRLGKCIKSEAYADAVRFYTGAMPIFKAYGDSSFHDCKRASDEAIAIIVKNLQEKLFSDSEPIQVRAEAALLLKQLDFPVDNLKTKLLERLEHSLRDIQLKPEEIKNASPSAREVAILEFVEAIRAFRVIFPDSETQLVKIAKGLITRDFVITEEYVTTRICAADLLGVLRVIWNESLLMDEVLQDSALSNHFLEGAKVAVKLYVESAFSQLLLDISDCLLKILKRDETEEYSLETALDASTKLALQGGRNLLLDVCKILDDDSGIIDKLREPIIDWVQEGLQDFFRQLEDQFQSFSGKNNSSATQIHGLTEAAAFAGLVLVLAQLSAFIEQTAIPKINEELAVSFSAGPYEYGPAFVPGEISRKFRSAGDKFLQQYINIRTQRISLLQKKRFATPKWVKHKEPREVHMFVDLFLQELKVIVNEVKQVLPQDMRKHRRSNASSASSKSNSFREEKLLHRSNTQRARSQLLETHLAKLFKQKVEIFTKVEHTQESVVMTIVKLSLKSLQEFVRLQTFNRSGFQQIQLDMQFLRTPLREIVEDEAAMDFLLDEVIVAATERCLDPIPLEPPILDKLIQAKLAKSLEENTSSS